From one Bordetella genomosp. 9 genomic stretch:
- the metK gene encoding methionine adenosyltransferase, which yields MAHSDFLFTSESVSEGHPDKVADQISDAVLDAIFTQDPNARVAAETLCNTGLVVLAGEISTSASVDYIQVARDTIRRIGYDNTEYGIDYKGCAVLVAYDKQSPDIAQGVDRTSEDYLNQGAGDQGLMFGYACDETPDLMPAPIWYSHRLVQRQSELRKDGRLPWLRPDAKSQVTFRYVDGRPTEVDTVVLSTQHAPEVSQETIREAVIEDIIKPCFPAGLITPKTRFLVNPTGRFVIGGPQGDCGLTGRKIIVDTYGGACRHGGGAFSGKDPSKVDRSAAYGARYVAKNIVAAGLARKCEVQVSYAIGVAEPINITVYTAGTGVIPDEQLSKLVREHFDLRPKGIVNMLDLLRPIYSKTAAYGHFGRSEPEFSWEATDKVATLKKAA from the coding sequence GTGGCACATAGCGATTTTCTCTTCACTTCCGAATCCGTTTCCGAAGGCCATCCGGACAAGGTCGCCGACCAGATCTCCGATGCCGTCCTGGACGCGATCTTCACGCAGGATCCCAACGCCCGCGTTGCCGCGGAAACGCTGTGCAACACCGGCCTGGTCGTGCTGGCCGGCGAAATCAGCACCTCGGCCAGCGTCGACTACATCCAGGTCGCCCGCGACACGATCCGCCGCATCGGCTACGACAACACCGAATACGGCATCGACTACAAGGGCTGCGCGGTGCTGGTCGCCTACGACAAGCAATCGCCCGACATCGCCCAGGGCGTGGATCGCACGTCGGAAGACTATCTGAACCAGGGCGCCGGCGACCAGGGCCTGATGTTCGGCTATGCCTGCGACGAAACGCCGGACCTGATGCCGGCGCCGATCTGGTATTCGCACCGCCTGGTGCAGCGCCAGAGCGAACTGCGCAAGGACGGCCGTCTGCCGTGGCTGCGTCCCGACGCCAAGTCGCAGGTCACCTTCCGCTACGTCGACGGCCGCCCGACCGAAGTCGACACCGTGGTGCTGTCCACCCAGCACGCGCCGGAAGTCTCCCAGGAAACCATCCGTGAAGCCGTCATCGAGGACATCATCAAGCCGTGCTTCCCGGCCGGCCTGATCACGCCCAAGACCCGCTTCCTGGTCAACCCGACCGGACGCTTCGTCATCGGCGGCCCGCAGGGCGATTGCGGCCTGACCGGCCGCAAGATCATCGTCGACACCTACGGCGGCGCGTGCCGCCACGGCGGTGGCGCGTTCTCGGGCAAGGATCCGTCCAAGGTCGACCGCTCCGCCGCCTACGGCGCCCGCTACGTGGCCAAGAACATCGTGGCCGCGGGCCTGGCGCGCAAGTGCGAAGTGCAGGTCAGCTACGCCATCGGCGTGGCCGAACCCATCAACATCACGGTCTACACGGCCGGCACCGGCGTGATCCCGGACGAGCAACTGTCCAAGCTGGTGCGCGAGCACTTCGACCTGCGCCCCAAGGGCATCGTCAACATGCTGGACCTGCTGCGTCCGATCTATTCCAAGACGGCCGCCTACGGCCACTTCGGCCGGTCGGAGCCGGAGTTCAGCTGGGAAGCCACGGACAAGGTCGCCACGCTTAAAAAAGCGGCCTGA
- a CDS encoding lysophospholipid acyltransferase family protein — MLVALFRLLARLPLSVLHGMGRFFGVLAYLWPGKYRRRLRANAAQAGYGAPRFAREAAAQAGAMIFEMPKVWFQTDGCLARVRSDDEAIVQAARAENRGVLFMTPHLGCFEIMARHLTRQLPLTVMFRPPRQPALAPLLDAARNTSRLRAVPATMQGVREFVRALRRGEGIGMLPDQAPKEGDGVWAPFFGRMAYTVTLPGKLAFPHDVPVILTAGERLPRGRGWRVHYVRVPGPLPADAAAQAALFNAAMETLIRRFPQQYLWGYNRYKTPRGAPPAPDAGVAVASADGIQ, encoded by the coding sequence CTGCTCGTCGCCCTGTTCCGCCTGCTGGCCCGCCTGCCGCTCTCCGTGCTGCATGGCATGGGGCGTTTCTTCGGCGTTCTGGCCTATCTCTGGCCCGGCAAATACCGCCGCCGGCTGCGCGCCAACGCCGCCCAGGCCGGCTACGGCGCCCCCCGCTTCGCCCGCGAGGCCGCCGCCCAGGCCGGCGCCATGATCTTCGAAATGCCCAAGGTCTGGTTCCAGACCGACGGCTGCCTGGCGCGCGTTCGATCGGACGACGAAGCCATCGTCCAGGCCGCCCGCGCCGAAAATCGCGGCGTTCTCTTCATGACGCCCCATCTGGGGTGCTTCGAAATCATGGCGCGGCACCTGACGCGCCAGTTGCCGCTCACGGTCATGTTCCGGCCGCCACGCCAGCCCGCCCTGGCGCCGCTGCTGGATGCCGCGCGCAATACGTCCAGGCTGCGCGCCGTGCCCGCCACCATGCAGGGCGTGCGCGAATTCGTGCGCGCCCTGCGGCGCGGCGAAGGCATCGGCATGCTGCCGGACCAGGCGCCGAAGGAAGGCGACGGCGTCTGGGCGCCCTTTTTCGGCCGCATGGCCTATACCGTCACCCTGCCCGGCAAGCTGGCTTTTCCCCACGACGTCCCGGTCATCCTCACCGCCGGCGAACGGCTGCCGCGCGGACGCGGCTGGCGTGTGCACTATGTCCGCGTGCCGGGCCCCCTGCCCGCCGACGCGGCAGCCCAGGCCGCGTTGTTCAATGCCGCCATGGAAACCCTGATCCGCCGCTTTCCCCAGCAATACCTGTGGGGCTACAACCGCTACAAGACCCCGCGCGGCGCCCCACCCGCCCCGGACGCCGGCGTCGCCGTGGCCTCCGCGGATGGCATCCAATGA
- a CDS encoding lysophospholipid acyltransferase family protein yields the protein MSGIKHRALVALFSWFGRVSPATRLRAGAILTWFTLLFARRRRRIVRINLDLCFPDESPETRRRWLHQHFRALCQSVVDRGVLWYGTPEAIRDMVTVSGHEEFLRLGREKQPLILLAPHFIGLDVAATRLTMESPTGATMYTPQRDPDVDAIVRAGRQRFNEVHLVSRKEGVRGLIRHLREARPVYYLPDMDFGREGAIFVPFFGVQAATIPATAQIARKWHTPVIPVIEFWDPDTGRYHVDVLPALEDFPGDDTLEEATARLNRELETWVRRCPSQYYWVHRRFKTRPPGEAKVY from the coding sequence ATGAGCGGGATCAAGCACCGGGCCCTGGTCGCCCTGTTTTCCTGGTTCGGCCGCGTCAGCCCCGCGACGCGGCTGCGCGCCGGCGCGATCCTCACCTGGTTCACGCTGCTGTTCGCGCGCCGCCGGCGGCGCATCGTGCGCATCAACCTGGATCTCTGCTTTCCCGATGAAAGCCCGGAAACCCGCCGGCGCTGGCTGCATCAGCATTTCCGCGCGCTCTGCCAGTCCGTGGTCGACCGCGGCGTGCTGTGGTACGGCACGCCCGAGGCCATCCGCGACATGGTGACGGTATCCGGGCACGAGGAATTCCTGCGCCTGGGACGGGAAAAGCAGCCGCTGATCCTGCTGGCGCCCCACTTCATCGGCCTGGACGTGGCGGCCACGCGGCTGACGATGGAATCGCCCACCGGCGCCACCATGTATACCCCGCAGCGCGACCCGGACGTCGACGCCATCGTGCGGGCGGGCCGCCAGCGTTTCAATGAAGTGCACCTGGTCAGCCGCAAGGAAGGCGTGCGCGGGCTGATCCGCCACCTGCGCGAAGCGCGGCCGGTGTATTACCTTCCGGACATGGACTTCGGCCGCGAAGGCGCCATCTTCGTGCCCTTCTTCGGCGTGCAGGCGGCGACGATACCCGCCACCGCGCAGATCGCCCGCAAATGGCATACGCCGGTGATTCCCGTCATCGAGTTCTGGGATCCGGACACCGGCCGCTATCACGTCGACGTGCTGCCCGCGCTCGAGGATTTCCCCGGCGACGACACGCTGGAAGAAGCCACCGCGCGCCTGAACCGCGAATTGGAAACCTGGGTGCGGCGCTGCCCCAGCCAATACTATTGGGTGCATCGCCGCTTCAAGACCCGCCCGCCCGGCGAAGCCAAGGTGTACTGA
- the dapF gene encoding diaminopimelate epimerase, which yields MGDNVAIMWNFTKMHGAGNDFVVLDGVRQAITMTPERARALGDRHFGIGADQILLVEPATVADADFRYRIFNSDGSEVEHCGNGARCFVRFVHDTGLSDRNPLRAQIATGILVLDEGDDEQVTVDMGITRFEPVDLPFDAAGLASRKEGVDTLYTLPLPAGDAPAMPASVEISVVAISNPHAVQVVDDVDRAPVHVIGPAVESHARFPRRVNAGFMQIVDRHDIRLRVYERGAGETLACGTGACAAVAAGIRRGLLDTPVRVQARGGVLTVDWDGRALRMTGPATSVYTGAVDIDKLVFSMALNR from the coding sequence TTGGGCGATAATGTCGCAATCATGTGGAACTTCACGAAAATGCACGGCGCCGGCAACGACTTCGTCGTCCTTGACGGCGTGCGCCAGGCCATCACGATGACGCCCGAACGCGCCAGGGCGCTGGGCGACCGTCACTTCGGCATCGGCGCCGACCAGATCCTGCTGGTCGAACCCGCCACCGTCGCCGACGCGGATTTCCGCTATCGCATCTTCAATTCCGACGGCAGCGAAGTCGAACATTGCGGCAACGGCGCGCGCTGCTTCGTGCGCTTCGTCCACGACACAGGCCTTTCCGACCGCAATCCGCTGCGCGCGCAGATCGCCACCGGCATCCTGGTGCTGGACGAAGGCGATGACGAACAGGTCACCGTGGACATGGGCATCACGCGTTTCGAACCGGTGGATCTGCCCTTCGACGCCGCGGGCCTGGCGTCGCGCAAGGAAGGCGTGGATACGCTCTACACCCTGCCGCTGCCCGCCGGCGATGCGCCGGCCATGCCGGCCAGCGTGGAGATCTCCGTGGTCGCCATCTCGAATCCACACGCGGTACAGGTGGTGGACGACGTCGATCGCGCGCCGGTCCATGTGATCGGCCCGGCGGTGGAGTCGCACGCGCGCTTTCCGCGCCGGGTCAACGCGGGCTTCATGCAGATCGTCGACCGCCACGACATCCGCTTGCGCGTCTACGAACGCGGCGCCGGCGAAACGCTGGCCTGCGGCACCGGCGCCTGCGCCGCGGTCGCGGCCGGCATCCGCCGCGGCCTGCTCGATACGCCGGTGCGCGTGCAGGCGCGCGGCGGCGTGCTGACGGTGGACTGGGACGGCCGCGCGCTGCGCATGACCGGCCCGGCGACCTCTGTCTACACCGGCGCGGTCGACATCGACAAGCTGGTCTTTTCCATGGCCTTGAACCGTTAA